In the genome of Streptococcus oralis, one region contains:
- the trpA gene encoding tryptophan synthase subunit alpha produces the protein MPKTLTEKLNAIKAAGKGIFVPYIMAGDHEKGLDGLDETIHFLEDLGVSAIEVGIPFSDPVADGPVIEEAGLRSLAHGTSTQALVETLKTIQTEVPLVIMTYFNPLFQYGVEKFVKDLADTAVKGLIIPDLPHEHANFVEPFLADTDIALIPLVSLTTGLERQKELIQGAEGFVYAVAINGVTGKSGNYRADLDKHLAQLHQVADIPVLTGFGVSSQADVERFNAVSDGVIVGSKIVKALHQGEPIQDFIKQAVAYQK, from the coding sequence ATGCCTAAGACTTTAACAGAAAAATTGAATGCTATCAAAGCAGCAGGAAAAGGAATTTTTGTTCCCTATATCATGGCTGGAGACCATGAGAAAGGTTTGGATGGTCTCGATGAAACAATCCACTTTTTAGAAGATTTGGGTGTTTCAGCCATTGAAGTGGGTATTCCCTTTTCAGACCCTGTTGCAGATGGACCTGTGATCGAAGAAGCAGGATTGCGCAGTCTAGCTCACGGGACTTCTACTCAGGCTTTGGTTGAAACCTTGAAAACCATTCAGACAGAAGTTCCGCTTGTCATCATGACCTACTTCAACCCCCTCTTTCAGTACGGTGTGGAGAAATTTGTCAAAGATCTGGCAGATACAGCAGTTAAGGGCTTGATTATCCCAGACCTGCCTCATGAGCATGCCAACTTTGTAGAGCCCTTTTTGGCAGACACAGATATCGCCTTGATTCCCCTAGTTAGTTTGACCACAGGACTCGAGCGCCAAAAAGAGTTAATCCAGGGAGCTGAGGGCTTCGTCTATGCCGTTGCTATCAATGGGGTAACAGGAAAATCAGGAAATTACCGTGCAGACTTGGACAAGCACCTGGCGCAATTGCATCAAGTAGCTGACATCCCAGTCTTGACAGGTTTTGGCGTATCTAGTCAAGCAGATGTAGAACGCTTCAATGCGGTGTCAGATGGTGTTATCGTTGGTTCGAAAATTGTAAAAGCTCTCCACCAAGGAGAGCCGATTCAGGACTTTATCAAACAAGCAGTAGCTTACCAAAAATAA
- the trpD gene encoding anthranilate phosphoribosyltransferase: protein MKEIIEKLAKFENLSGVEMTDVIERIVTGRVTEAQIASLLLALKMKGETPEERTAIAQVMRGHAQHIPTEIHDAMDNCGTGGDKSFSFNISTTAAFVLAGGGIHMAKHGNRSISSKSGSADVLQALGINLDLKPAELGKVFDKTGIVFLFAKNMHPAMKYIMPARLELGIPTIMNLTGPLIHPMALETQLLGISRPELLESTAQVLKNMGRKRAIVVAGPEGLDEAGLNGTTNIALLENGEITLSSFTPEDLGMERYAIEDIRGGNAQENAEILLSVLQNEPSPFLETTVLNAGLGFYANGKVASIKEGVALARQVIASGKALEKLRLLQEYQK, encoded by the coding sequence ATGAAAGAAATTATTGAAAAACTAGCGAAATTTGAAAATTTATCAGGTGTGGAAATGACGGATGTCATTGAGCGTATCGTAACTGGGCGTGTAACCGAAGCTCAGATTGCTTCTCTTCTCTTGGCCCTTAAGATGAAGGGGGAAACACCTGAAGAACGCACAGCCATTGCACAAGTCATGAGAGGCCATGCCCAACACATTCCAACTGAGATACATGATGCCATGGACAACTGTGGTACAGGTGGGGACAAGTCTTTCAGCTTTAACATTTCCACAACTGCAGCCTTTGTCTTGGCTGGTGGCGGCATTCATATGGCTAAGCACGGTAACCGTTCGATTTCTTCTAAATCGGGTTCTGCAGATGTCCTTCAAGCATTGGGCATCAATCTTGACCTCAAACCAGCTGAACTAGGTAAGGTTTTTGATAAAACTGGCATCGTCTTTCTCTTTGCTAAAAATATGCACCCAGCTATGAAATACATCATGCCAGCACGTTTGGAATTGGGAATTCCAACAATCATGAACTTGACTGGTCCACTGATTCACCCAATGGCCTTGGAAACACAGCTTCTTGGGATTAGTCGTCCAGAACTGCTAGAAAGTACCGCTCAGGTTTTGAAAAATATGGGCCGCAAGCGTGCCATCGTGGTTGCTGGACCAGAAGGGCTGGATGAAGCTGGCTTGAACGGAACAACCAATATTGCTCTTCTTGAAAATGGCGAAATCACCTTGTCAAGCTTCACTCCAGAGGATTTGGGGATGGAACGCTACGCTATCGAAGATATCCGTGGTGGCAATGCTCAGGAAAATGCAGAAATTTTGCTCAGCGTTCTTCAAAACGAACCAAGTCCATTCTTGGAAACGACAGTCTTGAATGCTGGTCTTGGTTTCTATGCTAATGGTAAGGTAGCTAGTATCAAGGAAGGAGTTGCCTTGGCTCGTCAAGTGATTGCTAGTGGCAAGGCCCTTGAAAAACTCAGACTGTTACAGGAGTACCAAAAATGA
- the trpB gene encoding tryptophan synthase subunit beta, translating into MAYQEPNKDGFYGKFGGRFVPETLMTAVLELEKAYRESQADPSFQEELNQLLRQYVGRETPLYYAKNLTQHIGGAKIYLKREDLNHTGAHKINNALGQVLLAKRMGKKKIIAETGAGQHGVATATAAALFNMECTIYMGEEDVKRQALNVFRMELLGAKVEAVTDGSRVLKDAVNAALRSWVANIDDTHYILGSALGPHPFPEIVRDFQSVIGREAKQQYRDLTGQDLPDALVACVGGGSNAIGLFHPFVEDESVAMYGAEAAGLGVDTEHHAATLIKGRPGVLHGSLMDVLQDAHGQILEAFSISAGLDYPGIGPEHSHYHDIKRASYVPVTDEEALEGFQLLSRVEGIIPALESSHAIAFAVKLAKELGPDKSMIVCLSGRGDKDVVQVKDRLEADAAKKGEAHA; encoded by the coding sequence ATGGCATATCAAGAACCAAATAAAGATGGATTTTACGGAAAATTCGGCGGACGTTTTGTCCCAGAAACATTGATGACAGCAGTTTTGGAGTTGGAAAAAGCTTATCGTGAAAGTCAGGCGGACCCAAGTTTCCAAGAGGAATTAAACCAGCTCTTACGCCAGTATGTAGGACGTGAAACTCCCCTTTACTACGCAAAAAACTTGACCCAGCATATCGGTGGAGCTAAGATTTATCTCAAACGGGAAGACCTCAATCACACAGGGGCCCACAAGATTAACAATGCCTTGGGCCAAGTTCTTCTGGCTAAGCGCATGGGCAAAAAGAAAATTATCGCTGAAACAGGTGCTGGTCAGCACGGTGTAGCAACTGCAACAGCTGCAGCCCTCTTTAACATGGAATGTACCATTTACATGGGTGAGGAAGATGTCAAACGACAAGCCCTCAATGTCTTCCGTATGGAGCTTTTGGGAGCCAAGGTTGAGGCAGTAACAGATGGTTCGCGCGTGCTCAAGGATGCGGTCAATGCAGCCCTCCGTTCATGGGTGGCAAATATCGACGATACCCACTATATCCTTGGTTCTGCCTTAGGACCTCATCCATTCCCAGAAATCGTTCGTGACTTCCAAAGTGTCATCGGTCGAGAAGCCAAACAACAGTACCGTGACTTGACAGGTCAAGATTTGCCAGATGCCCTAGTAGCCTGTGTTGGTGGTGGTTCTAATGCTATCGGTCTCTTCCATCCATTTGTAGAAGATGAGTCTGTAGCTATGTATGGGGCTGAAGCAGCAGGACTAGGTGTGGATACGGAGCACCACGCAGCTACCTTGATCAAGGGTCGTCCAGGTGTTCTCCACGGTTCGCTTATGGATGTGCTCCAAGATGCACATGGACAAATCTTAGAAGCCTTTTCTATCTCAGCCGGTTTGGACTATCCTGGTATTGGCCCAGAACATTCTCACTACCACGATATCAAACGTGCCAGCTATGTTCCTGTGACGGACGAGGAAGCCTTGGAAGGATTCCAACTCTTGTCTCGCGTGGAAGGGATTATTCCAGCCTTGGAATCTAGCCATGCCATTGCTTTCGCAGTGAAATTGGCCAAAGAACTTGGTCCAGACAAGTCAATGATTGTCTGCCTATCCGGTCGTGGGGACAAGGATGTAGTTCAAGTCAAAGACCGCTTGGAAGCAGATGCAGCAAAGAAGGGAGAAGCCCATGCCTAA
- a CDS encoding aminodeoxychorismate/anthranilate synthase component II, giving the protein MILLIDNYDSFTYNLAQYIGSFAEVQVLRNDDPKLYEEAEKADGLVFSPGPGWPVDAGKMEDMIRDFAGKKPILGICLGHQAIAEVFGGKLGLAPKVMHGKQSHISFEAPSVLYQGIEDGRPVMRYHSILIEEMPEGFEVTARSTDDQAIMGIQHKTLPIYGFQYHPESIGTPDGLSSIRNFIEKVVK; this is encoded by the coding sequence ATGATTTTATTGATTGACAACTATGATTCTTTTACCTATAACTTGGCCCAGTACATTGGGAGTTTTGCAGAAGTGCAGGTCTTGAGAAATGATGATCCCAAGCTGTATGAAGAAGCTGAAAAAGCAGATGGTCTGGTCTTTTCTCCTGGTCCCGGTTGGCCAGTTGATGCTGGAAAGATGGAAGACATGATTCGTGACTTTGCCGGCAAGAAGCCGATTCTAGGGATTTGTTTGGGTCACCAAGCCATCGCAGAAGTCTTTGGTGGGAAGCTAGGTTTGGCTCCAAAAGTCATGCATGGGAAACAGAGCCATATCAGCTTTGAAGCGCCATCTGTTCTCTATCAAGGCATTGAGGATGGTCGTCCAGTCATGCGCTATCACAGCATTTTGATTGAAGAAATGCCAGAAGGCTTTGAAGTGACAGCTCGTTCGACTGATGACCAGGCCATTATGGGAATTCAACACAAAACCCTGCCGATTTATGGCTTCCAGTACCATCCAGAAAGTATCGGAACGCCAGATGGCTTGTCTTCTATTCGAAATTTTATCGAGAAGGTTGTAAAGTGA
- the trpC gene encoding indole-3-glycerol phosphate synthase TrpC — MSQEFLSRILEQKAREVEQMELEEIQPLRQTYRLADYLKQHQDRLQVIAEVKKASPSLGDINLDVDIVQQAQTYEANGAVMISVLTDEVFFKGHLDYLREISSQVNIPTLNKDFIIDEKQIIRARNAGATVILLIVAALSEERLKELYDYATELGLEVLVETHNLAELEVAHRLGAEIIGVNNRNLTTFEVDLQTSVDLAQHFKKGHYYISESAIFTGQDAERVASSFNGILVGTALMQAEDVAQRIKELQIDKG, encoded by the coding sequence ATGAGTCAGGAATTTTTATCACGAATCTTAGAACAGAAGGCGCGTGAAGTCGAGCAAATGGAGCTGGAGGAAATCCAGCCCTTGCGCCAGACCTATCGCTTGGCTGACTATTTAAAACAACATCAAGACCGTTTGCAGGTAATCGCTGAGGTCAAGAAGGCTAGCCCTAGTCTGGGAGATATCAATCTCGATGTGGATATTGTGCAACAGGCCCAGACTTATGAAGCGAACGGAGCAGTGATGATTTCGGTTTTGACAGATGAAGTTTTCTTTAAAGGGCATTTGGATTATTTGCGTGAGATTTCCAGTCAGGTAAACATTCCGACGCTTAATAAGGACTTTATCATCGATGAAAAGCAAATCATCCGTGCTCGCAATGCGGGTGCGACAGTCATCTTGCTCATTGTGGCAGCCTTGTCAGAAGAACGCCTTAAGGAACTTTACGACTATGCGACAGAGCTTGGTCTAGAAGTTTTGGTGGAGACTCACAATCTTGCTGAACTAGAGGTGGCCCACAGACTGGGTGCTGAGATTATTGGGGTTAACAACCGTAACTTGACCACCTTTGAAGTCGACTTGCAGACCAGTGTAGACTTGGCTCAGCACTTTAAGAAAGGTCACTATTACATTTCTGAATCTGCCATTTTCACAGGACAGGATGCGGAACGAGTAGCATCATCCTTTAACGGAATTTTGGTGGGAACAGCTCTCATGCAGGCAGAGGATGTGGCTCAAAGAATCAAGGAGTTGCAGATTGACAAAGGTTAA
- a CDS encoding phosphoribosylanthranilate isomerase, with translation MTKVKICGLSTKEAVETAVSAGADYIGFVFALSKRQVSLEEAAELAKHIPSDVKKVGVFVSPSRTELLEAIKKVGLDLVQVHGQVADDLFEDSPCASIQAVQVDGEGHVPNSRADYLLFDAPVAGSGQIFDWGQLDTAELAQPFFIAGGLKEDNVVKAIRHFTPYAVDVSSGVETDGQKDHEKIRRFIERAKNGISRTK, from the coding sequence TTGACAAAGGTTAAGATTTGTGGATTATCGACCAAAGAAGCGGTAGAGACAGCCGTATCAGCAGGGGCAGACTACATTGGTTTTGTCTTTGCGCTTAGTAAAAGACAGGTGAGCTTGGAAGAGGCTGCTGAGCTCGCAAAGCACATTCCTTCCGATGTAAAAAAGGTTGGCGTATTTGTTTCACCAAGTAGGACAGAACTACTAGAAGCAATTAAAAAAGTTGGCTTGGACTTGGTTCAAGTTCATGGTCAGGTAGCAGATGATTTGTTTGAGGATTCACCTTGTGCCAGCATTCAGGCTGTGCAGGTGGATGGAGAGGGGCATGTGCCCAATTCTCGGGCAGATTATCTACTCTTTGATGCCCCTGTGGCAGGGAGTGGCCAGATCTTTGACTGGGGCCAACTGGATACGGCAGAACTAGCTCAGCCTTTCTTTATCGCAGGTGGGCTTAAGGAAGACAATGTAGTAAAAGCAATTCGACACTTTACTCCCTATGCAGTCGATGTATCAAGTGGAGTGGAGACAGATGGACAAAAAGATCATGAAAAGATTAGAAGATTTATAGAGAGGGCAAAGAATGGCATATCAAGAACCAAATAA